A part of Phycisphaerae bacterium genomic DNA contains:
- the rplJ gene encoding 50S ribosomal protein L10, with protein sequence MSKATKDLITCEYAGRYANLANACVVSVIGLDAISTNKLRGELRSMKISLHVVKNSLARRALADGPLAPLASALEGPCALVVGGESIIDVAKALVELKKKYPAIELKKGILEGDPDLLDIERLSQMKSRGDLLAEIAMLIASPGRRLAGCIRGPGGRLAGCFKAIADKQEGSQ encoded by the coding sequence ATGAGCAAGGCGACTAAGGATCTCATCACCTGTGAGTATGCGGGCCGTTACGCCAATCTGGCCAACGCGTGCGTGGTCAGCGTCATCGGCCTCGATGCCATTTCGACGAACAAGCTTCGCGGCGAGCTTCGTTCGATGAAGATTTCGCTCCACGTGGTCAAGAACAGCCTGGCCCGGCGCGCGCTCGCTGACGGGCCCCTGGCCCCGCTGGCCAGCGCGCTGGAGGGGCCGTGTGCCCTGGTGGTGGGGGGCGAGTCGATCATCGACGTGGCCAAGGCGTTGGTCGAATTGAAGAAGAAATACCCGGCGATCGAGCTGAAGAAAGGCATTCTGGAAGGCGACCCGGATCTGCTCGATATCGAGCGGCTGTCGCAGATGAAGAGCCGCGGAGACTTGCTGGCGGAAATCGCGATGCTGATCGCCAGTCCCGGCCGGCGGCTTGCAGGCTGTATCCGCGGACCGGGTGGGCGTCTGGCCGGTTGCTTCAAGGCGATTGCGGACAAACAAGAGGGTAGTCAGTAA
- the rplL gene encoding 50S ribosomal protein L7/L12, producing MADAPAKGFSAETVALAEKIAGLTLKQAQELVDCLKEKYGIEPAGGGAMIVAGAAGAGGEGAAAPAEEKTAFDVILKSGGDKKINVIKVVRAATNLGLKEAKDLVEGAPKPVKQGVSKEEAEKLKKELEEAGAVVEVK from the coding sequence ATGGCGGATGCACCAGCAAAGGGATTCAGCGCTGAAACGGTTGCGCTGGCGGAGAAAATCGCGGGATTGACCCTCAAGCAGGCCCAGGAACTGGTGGACTGCTTGAAGGAGAAGTATGGGATCGAGCCGGCCGGCGGCGGGGCAATGATCGTCGCCGGTGCCGCCGGCGCCGGCGGCGAGGGTGCGGCGGCTCCGGCAGAGGAAAAGACCGCCTTCGACGTCATTCTCAAGAGCGGCGGCGACAAGAAAATCAATGTGATCAAGGTCGTCCGGGCGGCTACCAATCTGGGTCTCAAGGAGGCTAAGGACTTGGTCGAGGGCGCTCCAAAACCGGTCAAGCAAGGCGTATCGAAGGAAGAGGCCGAGAAGCTCAAGAAGGAGCTTGAAGAAGCCGGTGCTGTTGTCGAAGTCAAGTGA